One window of the Mixophyes fleayi isolate aMixFle1 chromosome 6, aMixFle1.hap1, whole genome shotgun sequence genome contains the following:
- the LOC142095447 gene encoding LOW QUALITY PROTEIN: uncharacterized protein LOC142095447 (The sequence of the model RefSeq protein was modified relative to this genomic sequence to represent the inferred CDS: substituted 1 base at 1 genomic stop codon) — MDKDRSHMSKQILNITLEIIYLLTGEDYTVVGKKSGEHVTPSSRPHVSGGLSRTQSPITEPPPHSLIHERNNDQRILELTNKIIQLLTGEVPIRCQDVTVYFSMEEWEYVEGHKDLYKDVAVEKQQPVISLVRSSKQNKPERCPSPLYSMDFTEEDHNILQDCNEEHHQSYNKKHAEDEELNIWPSDIMPLVKGEGTYVMSKQQCLDMEAPIDISTDESSIDGTPEKCPSPLYADAYTLKEKSYKRHNEEENLNIVIIDIEEEDETYMRSSQQCKVEAVHKAIRTDVENNGHSSGIHHFPTLSSDYQVKHNDIYQSCHTTSNFNSDVDSFDQNIDFNNYHIKYGKYFRDTGPGPKVQTYTEGKRHICTECGKCFTRNSDLVIHKRSHQGKIPFVCSICGKCFTSNSHLLIHLRLHAGEKPFACLECGKSFKSNSHLVTHQRIHRGEKPFICSECGKSFNDKSNFGRHKRIHTGEKPFMCNECGKGFNRKANLLIHERTHTGEKPFSCTECGKCYTSKAELVRHKVFHTGGKQFACSECEEKFNDKSSLIIHQMIHKGEKLYSCSECGKCFANNSLLVTHERIHKGEKPFVCAECGKSFNDKSNFIRHKRIHTGEKPFACFECGKVFNRKANLLLHQRTHTGEKPFSCLYCGKCFSSNSGLVVHQRLHTEWSFCHPVIPQESEFICNICRMDKDRSLMAERILNLTLEIIYLLTGENYTIVIKESREHVTPSCSHHVSEGRSRTQSPITEPPPHSLVHERNNDQRILELTNKIIQLLTGEVPIRCQDVTVYFSMEEWEYLEGHKDLYKDVMMENHRPSRPPDGSSDRNTPERCPSPLNSQHCTEEDFKPDKHIKEEGLNIVIVDIDPESEEEEEMYVKVKEEEVPVDINTGFKENVQTNVSKADMSSDPGAYQKNDKGEKHWLCSECGRCFTKSSDLIAHQQVHTKEKLFSCSDCGKSFTCRYNLQIHQTIHTGEKLFSCTQCDKCFRLKAELIVHERIHTGEKPFSCSHCGKCFSQKANLLTHERVHTGEKQFACSDCGKGFTRKTNLLLHQRMHTGEKPFSCDKCGKSYRVKKDFILHQRSHTGEKPYSCPDCGKCFVRKANVLVHHKIHTGEKPFSCDECGKCFRMKSEFDIHQRIHTGEKPFSCSECGKCFRLKSNLVLHQRTHTGEKPFSCTECGKCFTQRASLIAHKRIHSGEREFACSECGKCFTINAHLIRHQKIHTGEKPFSCSECGKCFIMKSDFVAHMRIHTGEKPFSCIDCGKSFRVKLDFVRHQRVHTGEKPYSCNECGKSFTTNANLARHQRTHTVEKPCXCSEYKQFFTSVFHILGCAQIFCCLRVLQNAAIISQHTICIKSTLQIKAIDTVMCGMTVITF; from the exons atggacaaggacaggagtcACATGAGTAAGCAGATATTAAAtatcaccctggagatcatctacctgctgactggagag gattacacagtagtggGGAAGAAGTCCGGTGAACATGTGACACCCAGCAGCCGTCCCCATgtatcaggaggattgagcaggacccagagccccatcacagaacctccacctcactcactgattcatgagagaaacaatgaccagaggattctagaactcaccaacaagatcattcagctgctgactggagag gttcctataaggtgtcaggatgtcactgtctatttctccatggaggagtgggagtatgtAGAAGGACACAAGGATCTCTACAAGGATGTTGCAGTGGAGAAACAGCAACCTGTCATATCACTGG TTAGATCCAGTAAGCAAAATAAACCAGAGAGATGTCCCAGTCCTCTTTATTCAATGGATTTCACAGAGGAAGATCACAATATCCTACAAGATTGTAATGAGGAACATCACCAATCCTACAACAAGAAACATGCTGAG GATGAAGAGTTAAATATTTGGCCATCTGATATTATGCCTCTAGTCAAAGGAGAAGGGACCTACGTGATGAGTAAACAGCAGTGTCTGGATATGGAAGCTCCAATAGATAtaagcacag ATGAATCCAGTATCGATGGCACACCAGAGAAATGCCCCAGTCCTCTTTATGCAGATGCTTATACATTGAAGGAAAAATCCTACAAAAGACATAATGAG GAGGAAAATCTGAACATTGTCATaattgatattgaggaggaagatGAAACCTACATGAGGAGTAGTCAGCAGTGTAAGGTGGAGGCAGTTCACAAAGCTATCCGCACAG ATGTTGAAAACAATGGACATTCATCTGGAATCCACCATTTTCCTACTTTATCTTCAGATTATCAAGTGAAACACAATGACATTTACCAGAGTTGTCATACAACTAGTAATTTTAACTCCGATGTGGACTCATTTGATCAAAACATCGATTTTAATAACTACCACATAAAATATGGGAAATATTTTAGAGACACAGGCCCCGGACCAAAAGTGCAGACGTACACGGAAGGTAAACGGCACATATGCACagaatgtgggaagtgttttacgCGAAACTCTGATCTTGTTATACATAAGAGATCGCATCAAGGAAAGATTCCGTTTGTCTGCTCtatatgtgggaaatgttttaccagtAATTCCCATCTTTTAATACACCTGAGACTTCACGCGGGAGAGAAACCTTTTGCCTGCTTAGAATGTGGAAAAAGTTTCAAAAGTAATTCTCATCTTGTGACACATCAGAGAATCCACAGAGGGGAGAAGCCATTCATCTGTTCAGAGTGCGGGAAAAGCTTTAATGACAAGTCGAATTTTGGCAGGCACAAGCGAATTCATACCGGTGAAAAACCCTTTATGTGCAACGAGTGTGGGAAAGGTTTTAACCGCAAAGCGAATCTATTAATACATGAGAGAACTCACACTGGAGAAAAGCCTTTTTCGTGTACTGAATGCGGGAAGTGCTACACCAGCAAAGCGGAACTTGTCAGACATAAGGTTTTTCACACAGGAGGGAAGCAGTTTGCCTGTTCTGAGTGCGAGGAAAAATTTAATGACAAGTCGAGTCTCATTATACATCAGATGATCCACAAAGGTGAGAAACTATATTCATGTtcggagtgtgggaaatgttttgccaaTAACTCCCTACTAGTGACGCATGAGCGGATTCACaaaggagagaaaccatttgttTGTGCTGAATGCGGGAAAAGCTTCAACGACAAGTCGAATTTCATAAGACACAAGAGAATTCACACCGGAGAGAAACCCTTTGCCTGTTTTGAGTGTGGCAAAGTGTTTAATCGGAAGGCCAATCTTTTACTACATCAaagaactcacacaggagagaagccattttcTTGCTTgtactgtgggaaatgttttagcagTAACTCGGGTCTTGTGGTACATCAGAGACTTCACACTGAAT GGTCCTTCTGTCATCCAGTCATCCCACAAGAATCGGAGTTCATTTGTAACATCTGtaggatggacaaggacaggagtcTCATGGctgagaggatattaaatctcaccctggagatcatctacctgctgactggagag AATTACACAATTGTGATAAAAGAGTCCAGGGAGCATGTGACACCCAGCTGCAGCCACCATGTGTCCGAAGGAcggagcaggacccagagccccatcacagAACCTCCACCCCACTCACTggtacatgagagaaacaatgaccagaggattctagaactcaccaacaagatcattcagctgctgactggagag gttcctataaggtgtcaggatgtcactgtctatttctccatggaggagtgggagtatttagagggacacaaggatctgtacaaggacgtcatgatggagaatcaccggccGTCCAGACCTCCTG ATGGATCCAGTGACAGAAATACACCAGAGAGATGTCCCAGTCCTCTTAATTCACAGCATTGTACAGAGGAAGATTTCAAACCAGACAAGCACATTAAG gaaGAAGGTTTGAATATTGTGATAGTTGATATCGATCCAGAgagtgaggaggaagaagagatgtatgtgaagGTTAAGGAGGAGGAAGTTCCTGTAGATATCAACACCG GCTTTAAGGAAAATGTCCAAACAAATGTTTCCAAGGCAGATATGTCATCTGATCCTGGGGCTTATCAAAAAAATGACAAAGGTGAAAAACACTGgttatgttctgaatgtggaagaTGTTTTACCAAGAGCTCAGATCTTATTGCACATCAACAAGTCCACACAAAAGAGAAactattttcatgttctgattgtgggaaatcttttacatgcagatataatCTTCAGATACATCAGacaattcatacaggagagaaactgTTCTCATGTACCCAGTGTGATAAATGTTTTAGATTAAAAGCAGAGCTCATTGTACatgagagaattcacacaggagagaaaccattttcatgttctcactgtgggaaatgttttagccAGAAAGCAAATCTTCTTACACATGAGCGAGTCCACACCGGAGAAAAACAGTTTGCGTGTTCTGATTGTGGAAAAGGTTTTACACGGAAAACAAATCTTCTTCTACATCAGAGAatgcacacaggagagaaaccattttcatgtgatAAATGTGGTAAAAGTTACAGAGTGAAAAAAGACTTTATTTTGCACCAAAgaagtcacacaggagaaaaaccgtATTCTTGTCctgactgtgggaaatgttttgtccGTAAAGCAAATGTACTTGTACATCACAAAATTCATACAGGAGAAAAACCTTTTTCATGTgatgaatgtggaaaatgtttcagAATGAAATCAGAATTTGATATACATCAGAGAATCcacacaggtgaaaagccattttcctgttctgaatgtgggaaatgttttcgaTTGAAATCCAATCTAGTTCTGCAtcaaagaactcacacaggtgaaaaaccattttcatgtactgaatgtggaaaatgttttacacagagagCAAGTCTTATCGCACATAAGCGGATTcattcaggagagagagagtttgcatgttctgaatgtgggaaatgttttactataAACGCACATCTCATTAGAcaccagaaaattcacacaggagaaaaaccattttcatgctctgaatgtgggaaatgttttataatgAAATCAGACTTTGTGGCACATATGAGAatacacacaggagagaaaccattttcatgtattGATTGTGGGAAAAGCTTTAGAGTGAAATTAGACTTTGTTCGACATCAAagagttcacacaggtgagaaaccgtatTCATGCAATGAATGCGGTAAAAGTTTTACTACTAACGCAAATCTTGccagacatcagagaactcacacagtcGAAAAGCCCTGTTGATGTTCTGAATATAAACAATTCTTTACGTCTGTTTTTCATATTCTGGGATGCGCTCAGATATTCTGCTGCCTAAGAGTGCTACAAAATGCTGCCATTATCAGTCAACATACAATTTGTATTAAAAGTACACTACAAATTAAAGCTATTGATACTGTTATGTGCGGTATGACTGTTATAACCTTTTGA